Proteins co-encoded in one Apis mellifera strain DH4 linkage group LG15, Amel_HAv3.1, whole genome shotgun sequence genomic window:
- the LOC726069 gene encoding atrial natriuretic peptide receptor 1 isoform X3 → MQKRGSDLSVQLILFLTTMFAGASVNNIVIERRANECIETRLPFKTEVRLAVIAPADFRHEQSLPRILPAVLLAVKAVSSARGLLPGWNITVDHRNSRCSSTYGPLAAFEFYINRTADAFFGPVCDYVIAPVARYAGIWGIPVLTAGAQAEAFRYKSEHYPTLTRMMGSHRLVGEALRHILERFGWKIAGLLYHNHAMASSRGNSECHFTLGAVFTALGQTSVHKSFNQETTTVEDYRDLLNFLAKSARIVVMCANSTTIREILLAAEQLGMVDSGEYVFFSIELSSSDNNSKEPWRVEGDTAERNEKARKAYQALLTVTARTPDNIEYLNFSREVKSLAQTKYNFTFGSDSVSTFVTAFYDAVILYALALKESLPEHPGRVNLDGGDLTRRMWGRSFKGITGDVNIDENGDRIADYSLLDMNPETSKFEIVANYYGANKTLQYVAGKRIHWSGGRSKPPPDTPTCGFDGSLCPDNTLPGYAILSMVLSSIVVFLFVGSVFIYRHFKLEAEIASMTWKVHWNDIIFVPNAKTRGSMFSLIANKMRGSQLTIYSDENISMPGEIENRNVYIPTGIYKNSTVAIKLIPRKKVEISRPLLLELKRMKDLQHDHLVRFYGACIEPPYCCLLTEYCPKGSLQDILENEQIKLDRVFRGSLIHDIVRGMVYLHASEVKSHGNLKSSNCVVDSRFVLKIADFGLHELRRPAYCGAEVDKNNYAFWRGQLWTAPELLRMERRPPEGTQKGDVYSFAIIVHEIVIRQGPFYLGDDYDFSPQEIVEGVKRGGGSPLRPAIDDAAVEEEVATLMRKCWAQDAADRPDFPALKQTIRKINKDYESSNILDNLLSRMEQYATNLETLVEERTADYLEEKRKCEELLYQLLPKSVASQLIIGQSVIAETYDQVTIYFSDIVGFTKLSAESTPLQVVDLLNDLYTCFDSIIENFDVYKVETIGDAYMVVSGLPVRNGTNHAREIAKMSLALRDTVMTFRIRHRPSEQLKLRIGMHSGPCVAGVVGLKMPRYCLFGDTVNTASRMESNGEALKIHVSPKTKEILDTFGTFELVCRGEVTLKGKGTMTTYWLIGEKAMSGNVQGTITVSSVMTTVTSMTTTSNQVSIEEPRGSREDRAASVATCQPVQLKAQEVQSSKQNCQEQNHRGTQKGVQEQQRAQSSQEHRQIVGGQGGSPESQNHNKGGGSKERSGGDGGRGGGKEDGGGGGGGGSRDWNDKEERQGGETFTKGTSRVRTISNGSSAASPSRNRSVVSASSTNVSQGRRPYQASESVANHTESGSSAPLLVPTTPPSRV, encoded by the exons ATGCAAAAGCGCGGAAGCGATTTATCGGTGCAGTTGATTCTCTTCCTGACAACGATGTTTGCTGGCGCGAGTgtaaataatatcgtaatcGAGCGACGCGCGAACGAGTGTATCGAAACACGGTTACCGTTCAAAACAGAGGTGAGATTGGCAGTGATAGCGCCGGCCGATTTTCGTCACGAGCAAAGCTTGCCGCGGATACTGCCAGCTGTTCTACTCGCGGTTAAGGCGGTTAGCTCTGCGAGAGGACTATTACCAGGGTGGAATATCACGGTTGATCATCGCAATTCGCGATGCTCCAGCACGTACGGCCCATTGGCCGCGTTCGAGTTCTACATCAACCGGACGGCAG ATGCTTTCTTCGGCCCTGTATGCGACTACGTGATAGCACCTGTGGCCCGATACGCCGGCATATGGGGTATCCCCGTGTTGACCGCAGGTGCTCAGGCCGAAGCGTTCCGTTACAAGAGCGAACATTATCCAACGTTGACCAGAATGATGGGTTCTCATCGGCTGGTAGGCGAGGCGCTCAGACATATCTTGGAGCGATTCGGATGGAAAATCGCCGGTCTGCTTTATCACAATCACGCGATGGCCAGCAGCCGTGGCAATTCGGAATGCCACTTTACTTTGGGCGCTGTTTTCACGGCCCTCGGCCAAACGTCGGTTCACAAAAGTTTCAACCAGGAAACGACCACTGTCGAAGATTATCGAGATTTGCTCAATTTTCTCGCGAAATCCGCCAGAA TCGTGGTGATGTGTGCCAATTCGACGACCATCAGAGAGATACTTTTGGCCGCGGAACAGCTTGGAATGGTCGATTCCGGGGAATACGTGTTCTTTTCCATAGAACTCTCGTCCAG CGATAACAACTCGAAGGAGCCGTGGAGGGTGGAGGGGGACACGGCGGAGAGGAACGAGAAAGCGAGGAAAGCTTATCAAGCGCTGTTGACGGTCACCGCCCGAACCCCGgacaatatagaatatttgaatttctctCGCGAGGTGAAATCGCTCGCGCAAACGAAATACAATTTCACTTTTGGAAGCGACTCGGTCTCGACTTTCGTCACCGCGTTTTACGACGCGGTCATACTTTACGCCCTCGCGCTTAAGGAGAGCTTACCGGAACATCCTGGCAGGGTAAATCTGGACGGCGGTGATCTGACACGGAGAATGTGGGGCAGAAGCTTCAAAG GTATAACTGGGGATGTGAACATCGACGAGAACGGGGATCGAATAGCTGATTACTCCCTTCTCGACATGAATCCAGAAACGTCGAAATTCGAG atCGTCGCCAATTACTATGGTGCCAATAAGACGCTGCAGTACGTAGCTGGGAAAAGGATTCATTGGTCGGGTGGTAGGTCGAAACCACCGCCTGATACACCCACTTGCGGTTTCGACGGCTCCTTGTGCCCTGATAATA CTCTTCCGGGATACGCGATTCTGTCGATGGTGTTGAGCTCTATAGTCGTCTTCCTCTTCGTTGGCTCGGTGTTCATATACAG GCACTTTAAGCTCGAGGCGGAGATAGCTTCTATGACGTGGAAGGTGCACTGGAACGATATTATCTTCGTGCCGAACGCGAAAACCCGGGGCTCCATGTTCTCGCTGATCGCGAACAAGATGCGCGGTAGCCAACTG aCCATATACTCGGACGAAAATATTAGTATGCCAGGTGAAATAGAAAACAGAAACGTCTACATTCCAACCGGAATTTACAAG AACTCTACAGTGGCCATAAAACTTATACCAAGGAAAAAGGTGGAAATCTCACGGCCTTTGTTGCTCGAGTTGAAACGG atgAAGGACCTTCAACACGATCACCTAGTCCGATTTTACGGCGCTTGCATCGAACCACCGTACTGTTGCCTTTTGACCGAGTATTGCCCGAAAGGATCTCTCCAG GATATATTGGAGAACGAGCAGATCAAATTGGATCGCGTGTTCCGTGGATCGTTGATCCACGATATCGTGCGAGGGATGGTGTATCTTCACGCGTCCGAGGTGAAGAGCCATGGAAATCTGAAATCGTCCAACTGCGTGGTCGATTCACGCTTCGTCCTCAAGATCGCCGACTTTGGATTGCACGAGTTGAGGAGGCCTGCTTATTGCGGGGCGGAAGTCGACAAGAACAATTACGCGTTTTGGAGGG GGCAGCTGTGGACGGCACCGGAATTATTGCGAATGGAAAGGCGGCCACCCGAGGGTACTCAGAAGGGTGATGTGTACAGTTTCGCTATAATCGTTCACGAGATCGTGATACGCCAGGGGCCATTTTACTTGGGCGACGATTACGACTTTTCCCCGCAAG AAATAGTGGAAGGAGTGAAAAGAGGCGGTGGTTCTCCGTTGAGGCCCGCGATCGACGATGCTGCGGTCGAGGAAGAG GTGGCCACCTTGATGAGGAAATGTTGGGCGCAAGACGCAGCAGACAGACCGGATTTTCCCGCGCTCAAACAGACCATAAGGAAAATTAACAA AGACTACGAGAGCAGCAACATCCTCGACAATCTGCTCTCTCGTATGGAACAGTACGCGACGAATTTGGAAACTTTGGTGGAGGAACGTACGGCGGATTATCTGGAGGAGAAACGCAAGTGCGAGGAACTTCTGTATCAATTGTTACCAAA gTCCGTTGCATCTCAGTTGATAATTGGACAGAGCGTGATAGCAGAAACTTACGATCAAGTAACCATCTACTTCAGCGATATCGTAGGATTTACGAAACTCTCGGCCGAGAGTACACCGCTTCAAGTGGTGGATTTATTGAATGATCTGTACACGTGTTTCGACTCTATCATAGAAAATTTCGATGTTTACAAA GTAGAGACTATAGGCGACGCTTACATGGTTGTATCAGGATTACCGGTGAGGAATGGAACGAATCATGCGAGGGAAATCGCGAAGATGAGTTTAGCGTTAAGAGATACCGTGATGACGTTCAGAATACGTCACAGGCCAAGCGAACAATTGAAGCTTCGAATTGGAATGCATTCTG gGCCTTGCGTGGCTGGTGTCGTTGGTCTGAAGATGCCCAGGTACTGTTTATTCGGGGACACTGTGAACACCGCGTCCAGGATGGAAAGTAACGGAGAAG CTCTAAAGATCCACGTCAGTCCAAAGACTAAAGAAATTCTGGATACCTTTGGGACGTTCGAGCTGGTTTGCAGAGGGGAGGTTACACTGAag ggTAAAGGTACGATGACCACTTACTGGTTGATCGGTGAGAAAGCAATGAGTGGCAACGTTCAGGGAACAATCACCGTTTCGTCGGTGATGACTACGGTAACGTCCATGACAACGACGAGTAATCAAGTATCGATCGAGGAACCGCGAGGATCTCGCGAGGATCGTGCAGCGAGCGTAGCCACGTGTCAACCGGTGCAGTTGAAAGCGCAAGAGGTTCAGTCGAGCAAACAGAATTGTCAGGAACAAAATCATCGAGGGACGCAGAAGGGGGTTCAAGAGCAGCAGAGGGCACAGTCGAGTCAGGAGCATCGACAGATCGTTGGAGGTCAAGGCGGGAGTCCGGAATCGCAAAATCACAACAAGGGAGGAGGCAGCAAGGAGAGAAGTGGTGGCGATGGTGGTCGCGGTGGTGGCAAGGAAGACGGTGGAGGTGGAGGTGGAGGTGGAAGTAGAGATTGGAACGACAAGGAGGAGAGACAAGGTGGAGAGACATTTACCAAGGGAACGAGTCGAGTTCGTACGATAAGCAACGGCTCGTCCGCGGCTTCACCGTCTCGTAATCGTTCTGTCGTTTCGGCGTCGTCGACCAACGTTTCACAGGGGCGACGGCCCTATCAGGCTA
- the LOC726069 gene encoding atrial natriuretic peptide receptor 1 isoform X4 — translation MQPEKRRISHFRVYLHDAFFGPVCDYVIAPVARYAGIWGIPVLTAGAQAEAFRYKSEHYPTLTRMMGSHRLVGEALRHILERFGWKIAGLLYHNHAMASSRGNSECHFTLGAVFTALGQTSVHKSFNQETTTVEDYRDLLNFLAKSARIVVMCANSTTIREILLAAEQLGMVDSGEYVFFSIELSSSDNNSKEPWRVEGDTAERNEKARKAYQALLTVTARTPDNIEYLNFSREVKSLAQTKYNFTFGSDSVSTFVTAFYDAVILYALALKESLPEHPGRVNLDGGDLTRRMWGRSFKGITGDVNIDENGDRIADYSLLDMNPETSKFEIVANYYGANKTLQYVAGKRIHWSGGRSKPPPDTPTCGFDGSLCPDNTLPGYAILSMVLSSIVVFLFVGSVFIYRHFKLEAEIASMTWKVHWNDIIFVPNAKTRGSMFSLIANKMRGSQLTIYSDENISMPGEIENRNVYIPTGIYKNSTVAIKLIPRKKVEISRPLLLELKRMKDLQHDHLVRFYGACIEPPYCCLLTEYCPKGSLQDILENEQIKLDRVFRGSLIHDIVRGMVYLHASEVKSHGNLKSSNCVVDSRFVLKIADFGLHELRRPAYCGAEVDKNNYAFWRGQLWTAPELLRMERRPPEGTQKGDVYSFAIIVHEIVIRQGPFYLGDDYDFSPQEIVEGVKRGGGSPLRPAIDDAAVEEEVATLMRKCWAQDAADRPDFPALKQTIRKINKDYESSNILDNLLSRMEQYATNLETLVEERTADYLEEKRKCEELLYQLLPKSVASQLIIGQSVIAETYDQVTIYFSDIVGFTKLSAESTPLQVVDLLNDLYTCFDSIIENFDVYKVETIGDAYMVVSGLPVRNGTNHAREIAKMSLALRDTVMTFRIRHRPSEQLKLRIGMHSGPCVAGVVGLKMPRYCLFGDTVNTASRMESNGEALKIHVSPKTKEILDTFGTFELVCRGEVTLKGKGTMTTYWLIGEKAMSGNVQGTITVSSVMTTVTSMTTTSNQVSIEEPRGSREDRAASVATCQPVQLKAQEVQSSKQNCQEQNHRGTQKGVQEQQRAQSSQEHRQIVGGQGGSPESQNHNKGGGSKERSGGDGGRGGGKEDGGGGGGGGSRDWNDKEERQGGETFTKGTSRVRTISNGSSAASPSRNRSVVSASSTNVSQGRRPYQASESVANHTESGSSAPLLVPTTPPSRV, via the exons ATGCTTTCTTCGGCCCTGTATGCGACTACGTGATAGCACCTGTGGCCCGATACGCCGGCATATGGGGTATCCCCGTGTTGACCGCAGGTGCTCAGGCCGAAGCGTTCCGTTACAAGAGCGAACATTATCCAACGTTGACCAGAATGATGGGTTCTCATCGGCTGGTAGGCGAGGCGCTCAGACATATCTTGGAGCGATTCGGATGGAAAATCGCCGGTCTGCTTTATCACAATCACGCGATGGCCAGCAGCCGTGGCAATTCGGAATGCCACTTTACTTTGGGCGCTGTTTTCACGGCCCTCGGCCAAACGTCGGTTCACAAAAGTTTCAACCAGGAAACGACCACTGTCGAAGATTATCGAGATTTGCTCAATTTTCTCGCGAAATCCGCCAGAA TCGTGGTGATGTGTGCCAATTCGACGACCATCAGAGAGATACTTTTGGCCGCGGAACAGCTTGGAATGGTCGATTCCGGGGAATACGTGTTCTTTTCCATAGAACTCTCGTCCAG CGATAACAACTCGAAGGAGCCGTGGAGGGTGGAGGGGGACACGGCGGAGAGGAACGAGAAAGCGAGGAAAGCTTATCAAGCGCTGTTGACGGTCACCGCCCGAACCCCGgacaatatagaatatttgaatttctctCGCGAGGTGAAATCGCTCGCGCAAACGAAATACAATTTCACTTTTGGAAGCGACTCGGTCTCGACTTTCGTCACCGCGTTTTACGACGCGGTCATACTTTACGCCCTCGCGCTTAAGGAGAGCTTACCGGAACATCCTGGCAGGGTAAATCTGGACGGCGGTGATCTGACACGGAGAATGTGGGGCAGAAGCTTCAAAG GTATAACTGGGGATGTGAACATCGACGAGAACGGGGATCGAATAGCTGATTACTCCCTTCTCGACATGAATCCAGAAACGTCGAAATTCGAG atCGTCGCCAATTACTATGGTGCCAATAAGACGCTGCAGTACGTAGCTGGGAAAAGGATTCATTGGTCGGGTGGTAGGTCGAAACCACCGCCTGATACACCCACTTGCGGTTTCGACGGCTCCTTGTGCCCTGATAATA CTCTTCCGGGATACGCGATTCTGTCGATGGTGTTGAGCTCTATAGTCGTCTTCCTCTTCGTTGGCTCGGTGTTCATATACAG GCACTTTAAGCTCGAGGCGGAGATAGCTTCTATGACGTGGAAGGTGCACTGGAACGATATTATCTTCGTGCCGAACGCGAAAACCCGGGGCTCCATGTTCTCGCTGATCGCGAACAAGATGCGCGGTAGCCAACTG aCCATATACTCGGACGAAAATATTAGTATGCCAGGTGAAATAGAAAACAGAAACGTCTACATTCCAACCGGAATTTACAAG AACTCTACAGTGGCCATAAAACTTATACCAAGGAAAAAGGTGGAAATCTCACGGCCTTTGTTGCTCGAGTTGAAACGG atgAAGGACCTTCAACACGATCACCTAGTCCGATTTTACGGCGCTTGCATCGAACCACCGTACTGTTGCCTTTTGACCGAGTATTGCCCGAAAGGATCTCTCCAG GATATATTGGAGAACGAGCAGATCAAATTGGATCGCGTGTTCCGTGGATCGTTGATCCACGATATCGTGCGAGGGATGGTGTATCTTCACGCGTCCGAGGTGAAGAGCCATGGAAATCTGAAATCGTCCAACTGCGTGGTCGATTCACGCTTCGTCCTCAAGATCGCCGACTTTGGATTGCACGAGTTGAGGAGGCCTGCTTATTGCGGGGCGGAAGTCGACAAGAACAATTACGCGTTTTGGAGGG GGCAGCTGTGGACGGCACCGGAATTATTGCGAATGGAAAGGCGGCCACCCGAGGGTACTCAGAAGGGTGATGTGTACAGTTTCGCTATAATCGTTCACGAGATCGTGATACGCCAGGGGCCATTTTACTTGGGCGACGATTACGACTTTTCCCCGCAAG AAATAGTGGAAGGAGTGAAAAGAGGCGGTGGTTCTCCGTTGAGGCCCGCGATCGACGATGCTGCGGTCGAGGAAGAG GTGGCCACCTTGATGAGGAAATGTTGGGCGCAAGACGCAGCAGACAGACCGGATTTTCCCGCGCTCAAACAGACCATAAGGAAAATTAACAA AGACTACGAGAGCAGCAACATCCTCGACAATCTGCTCTCTCGTATGGAACAGTACGCGACGAATTTGGAAACTTTGGTGGAGGAACGTACGGCGGATTATCTGGAGGAGAAACGCAAGTGCGAGGAACTTCTGTATCAATTGTTACCAAA gTCCGTTGCATCTCAGTTGATAATTGGACAGAGCGTGATAGCAGAAACTTACGATCAAGTAACCATCTACTTCAGCGATATCGTAGGATTTACGAAACTCTCGGCCGAGAGTACACCGCTTCAAGTGGTGGATTTATTGAATGATCTGTACACGTGTTTCGACTCTATCATAGAAAATTTCGATGTTTACAAA GTAGAGACTATAGGCGACGCTTACATGGTTGTATCAGGATTACCGGTGAGGAATGGAACGAATCATGCGAGGGAAATCGCGAAGATGAGTTTAGCGTTAAGAGATACCGTGATGACGTTCAGAATACGTCACAGGCCAAGCGAACAATTGAAGCTTCGAATTGGAATGCATTCTG gGCCTTGCGTGGCTGGTGTCGTTGGTCTGAAGATGCCCAGGTACTGTTTATTCGGGGACACTGTGAACACCGCGTCCAGGATGGAAAGTAACGGAGAAG CTCTAAAGATCCACGTCAGTCCAAAGACTAAAGAAATTCTGGATACCTTTGGGACGTTCGAGCTGGTTTGCAGAGGGGAGGTTACACTGAag ggTAAAGGTACGATGACCACTTACTGGTTGATCGGTGAGAAAGCAATGAGTGGCAACGTTCAGGGAACAATCACCGTTTCGTCGGTGATGACTACGGTAACGTCCATGACAACGACGAGTAATCAAGTATCGATCGAGGAACCGCGAGGATCTCGCGAGGATCGTGCAGCGAGCGTAGCCACGTGTCAACCGGTGCAGTTGAAAGCGCAAGAGGTTCAGTCGAGCAAACAGAATTGTCAGGAACAAAATCATCGAGGGACGCAGAAGGGGGTTCAAGAGCAGCAGAGGGCACAGTCGAGTCAGGAGCATCGACAGATCGTTGGAGGTCAAGGCGGGAGTCCGGAATCGCAAAATCACAACAAGGGAGGAGGCAGCAAGGAGAGAAGTGGTGGCGATGGTGGTCGCGGTGGTGGCAAGGAAGACGGTGGAGGTGGAGGTGGAGGTGGAAGTAGAGATTGGAACGACAAGGAGGAGAGACAAGGTGGAGAGACATTTACCAAGGGAACGAGTCGAGTTCGTACGATAAGCAACGGCTCGTCCGCGGCTTCACCGTCTCGTAATCGTTCTGTCGTTTCGGCGTCGTCGACCAACGTTTCACAGGGGCGACGGCCCTATCAGGCTA